One genomic segment of Acinetobacter sp. C26M includes these proteins:
- the rplL gene encoding 50S ribosomal protein L7/L12 gives MALSNEDILNAVAEKTVLELVELISAFEEKFNVSAAAVAVAAAPGAAAAAEEQTEFNVELTSFGANKVAVIKAVREATGLGLKEAKDLVEGAPAVLKEGVSKEEGEELKKKLEEAGATVTLK, from the coding sequence ATGGCTTTATCAAACGAAGACATCTTAAACGCAGTTGCTGAAAAAACAGTTCTTGAACTTGTTGAATTAATTTCTGCTTTCGAAGAAAAATTTAACGTATCTGCTGCTGCTGTAGCTGTAGCTGCTGCTCCAGGCGCTGCTGCTGCTGCTGAAGAACAAACTGAATTCAACGTTGAGTTGACTTCTTTCGGTGCTAACAAAGTTGCTGTAATTAAAGCAGTTCGTGAAGCTACTGGCCTTGGTCTTAAAGAAGCTAAAGATCTTGTTGAAGGCGCTCCTGCAGTTCTTAAAGAAGGCGTTTCTAAAGAAGAAGGCGAAGAACTTAAGAAGAAGCTTGAAGAAGCTGGTGCTACAGTTACACTTAAGTAA
- the rplJ gene encoding 50S ribosomal protein L10, giving the protein MALLIEDKKQIVAEVSEVASKAFSVVVANYQGSSVEQLTQLRVEARKLGVTTRIVRNTLAKRSFEGTQFDILNDDLVGPTILGFSTSEDDMGAAARLFEEFAKTNKAFELKAAAFDGKVYQGAEVSVIANLPNQEKALTMLASVLQAPISKLGRLITALKEKNESEAA; this is encoded by the coding sequence ATGGCTCTTCTTATCGAAGACAAAAAACAGATCGTTGCAGAAGTAAGTGAAGTTGCTTCTAAAGCGTTTTCTGTTGTTGTGGCTAACTATCAAGGTTCAAGCGTAGAGCAATTAACACAACTTCGTGTTGAAGCTCGTAAGCTAGGTGTTACTACACGTATCGTGCGTAATACTTTGGCTAAGCGTTCATTCGAAGGTACTCAATTTGATATCTTGAATGACGACCTTGTTGGCCCAACCATTCTCGGTTTCTCAACTTCTGAAGATGACATGGGTGCAGCTGCACGCTTGTTCGAAGAATTTGCGAAAACTAACAAAGCTTTTGAACTTAAAGCTGCTGCATTTGATGGCAAAGTTTATCAAGGTGCTGAAGTTAGTGTAATTGCAAACCTTCCGAACCAAGAAAAAGCGCTTACTATGCTTGCCTCTGTCCTTCAAGCTCCTATTTCGAAATTGGGTCGCCTTATTACGGCACTCAAAGAGAAAAACGAGTCAGAAGCGGCTTAA
- the rplA gene encoding 50S ribosomal protein L1, with the protein MAKLTKRQKAIAAAVEANKVYTLEEAVQVLNSLPAAKFKESLDIAVNLGVDPRKSDQVVRGATTLPAGTGKTVRVAVFAQGAAAEAAKAAGADIVGFDDLAESIQGGNLDFDVVIAAPDAMRVVGKLGTILGPRGLMPNPKVGTVTPDVANAVKNAKSGQARYRVDKAGIIHAAIGQLGFSEEAVRQNVETLIADLKKLKPATSKGVYVKKITLSSTMGPGLIVDVSNVSK; encoded by the coding sequence ATGGCAAAGTTAACTAAACGTCAAAAAGCCATTGCTGCTGCTGTAGAAGCAAACAAAGTTTACACTTTGGAAGAAGCAGTACAAGTTCTTAACAGCCTTCCAGCTGCGAAGTTCAAAGAATCTTTAGATATCGCTGTAAACCTTGGTGTAGACCCACGTAAATCTGATCAGGTTGTTCGTGGTGCTACAACTTTACCTGCGGGTACTGGTAAAACTGTACGTGTTGCAGTATTTGCTCAAGGTGCTGCTGCTGAAGCTGCGAAAGCTGCTGGTGCTGATATCGTTGGTTTTGATGACCTTGCTGAAAGCATTCAAGGTGGAAATCTTGATTTCGACGTCGTTATTGCTGCTCCTGATGCAATGCGCGTTGTTGGTAAACTTGGTACAATTCTTGGTCCACGTGGCTTAATGCCAAACCCGAAAGTGGGTACAGTAACGCCTGACGTTGCTAACGCGGTTAAGAATGCTAAATCTGGTCAAGCACGTTACCGTGTAGACAAAGCGGGTATCATCCACGCTGCTATCGGTCAACTTGGCTTTAGCGAAGAAGCTGTACGTCAAAACGTTGAAACTTTAATTGCAGACTTGAAAAAGTTGAAGCCTGCAACTTCTAAAGGTGTATACGTTAAAAAGATCACTTTGAGCTCAACTATGGGTCCTGGTTTGATCGTTGACGTAAGCAACGTTTCTAAGTAA
- the rplK gene encoding 50S ribosomal protein L11 has protein sequence MAKKIDGYIKLQVPAGKANPSPPIGPALGQRGVNIMAFCKEFNAATQKLEVGLPIPVVITVYNDKSFTFIMKTPPASILLKKAAGIQKGSSVPNKTKVGKLTRAQLEEIATTKEPDLTGADLDARVRTIAGSARSMGLEVEL, from the coding sequence ATGGCTAAGAAGATTGACGGCTATATCAAGCTGCAAGTTCCAGCTGGTAAAGCAAATCCATCTCCACCAATTGGTCCTGCATTGGGTCAACGTGGTGTAAACATCATGGCATTCTGTAAAGAATTCAATGCTGCTACACAAAAACTTGAAGTTGGTTTGCCAATTCCTGTCGTGATCACTGTGTACAACGATAAGTCGTTCACTTTCATCATGAAAACTCCACCTGCATCTATTCTTCTTAAGAAAGCTGCTGGTATTCAAAAGGGTTCTTCTGTACCTAACAAAACTAAAGTTGGTAAGTTGACTCGTGCTCAGTTAGAAGAAATCGCGACTACTAAAGAACCAGATTTAACTGGTGCTGATTTAGACGCTCGTGTACGTACCATTGCTGGTTCTGCACGTTCTATGGGCTTGGAAGTGGAGCTATAA
- the nusG gene encoding transcription termination/antitermination protein NusG has product MKRWYIIHAYSGFEKQVMRSLNDRIQRSTVAESFGEVLVPTEEVVEMKDGKKRKSERKFFPGYVLVEMEMNDDTWHIVKECPKVLGFIGGTPEKPAPISQREADAILARVRNTGEAPRPKTMFEPGEELLVVDGPFTDFKGVVEEVQYEKSRLTLTINVFNRPTQVELEFRQVEKTI; this is encoded by the coding sequence ATGAAACGTTGGTATATTATTCATGCCTATTCAGGCTTTGAAAAACAAGTGATGCGTTCGCTTAATGATCGAATTCAGCGTAGTACTGTTGCTGAAAGCTTTGGTGAAGTCCTTGTCCCTACTGAAGAAGTAGTGGAAATGAAGGATGGTAAAAAGCGTAAGTCTGAGCGTAAATTCTTTCCTGGCTATGTATTAGTCGAAATGGAAATGAATGATGATACTTGGCACATTGTAAAAGAGTGTCCAAAAGTTCTTGGTTTTATTGGTGGTACACCAGAAAAACCAGCGCCGATTTCACAACGTGAAGCTGATGCGATCCTTGCTCGTGTGCGTAATACAGGTGAAGCGCCTCGTCCTAAGACGATGTTTGAACCTGGTGAAGAATTGCTCGTTGTTGACGGTCCGTTCACTGACTTTAAAGGGGTCGTGGAGGAAGTTCAATACGAAAAGTCACGTTTAACGTTGACGATTAATGTATTTAATCGACCAACTCAGGTTGAACTCGAGTTTCGCCAAGTCGAAAAAACGATTTAA
- the secE gene encoding preprotein translocase subunit SecE, with protein MSNDKSRDALSDAPIPQRNNVAEVVSSGSPLDVVLWLIAIALLVGSALVNQHLPAYWAPANDIWVRVGVILACVVVALGLLYATHQGKGFVRLLQDARIELRRVTWPTKQETITTSWQVLLVVLVASLVLWCFDYGLGWFIKLIIG; from the coding sequence ATGTCGAATGATAAATCGCGTGACGCATTAAGCGACGCGCCAATCCCTCAAAGAAATAATGTTGCAGAAGTTGTAAGTTCTGGCTCACCTCTAGATGTTGTCTTGTGGTTGATTGCTATAGCTTTATTGGTCGGTTCAGCATTGGTAAATCAGCATTTACCTGCCTATTGGGCACCAGCAAATGATATTTGGGTGCGCGTTGGGGTGATTTTGGCTTGTGTCGTAGTCGCTTTAGGTTTATTATACGCCACCCATCAAGGCAAAGGCTTTGTGCGTTTATTGCAAGATGCGCGAATTGAACTGCGTCGAGTGACCTGGCCAACAAAACAAGAGACGATCACGACATCGTGGCAAGTTCTCTTAGTTGTACTTGTTGCATCATTGGTTTTATGGTGTTTCGACTACGGGTTAGGTTGGTTTATTAAGTTAATTATTGGGTAA
- the tuf gene encoding elongation factor Tu, with product MAKAKFERNKPHVNVGTIGHVDHGKTTLTAAIATICAKTYGGEAKDYSQIDSAPEEKARGITINTSHVEYDSPIRHYAHVDCPGHADYVKNMITGAAQMDGAILVCAATDGPMPQTREHILLSRQVGVPYIIVFLNKCDLVDDEELLELVEMEVRELLSTYDFPGDDTPVIRGSALAALNGDAGQYGESSVLALVEALDSYIPEPERAIDKAFLMPIEDVFSISGRGTVVTGRVEAGIVKVGEEVEIVGIKDTVKTTVTGVEMFRKLLDEGRAGENCGVLLRGTKREDVQRGQVLAKPGTIKPHTKFDAEVYVLSKEEGGRHTPFLNGYRPQFYFRTTDVTGAIKLQDGVEMVMPGDNVEMSVELIHPIAMDPGLRFAIREGGRTVGAGVVAKVTA from the coding sequence ATGGCTAAGGCTAAGTTTGAACGTAATAAACCACACGTAAACGTGGGTACAATTGGTCACGTTGACCATGGTAAAACAACTTTAACTGCTGCGATTGCAACTATCTGTGCAAAAACTTACGGCGGTGAAGCGAAAGATTACTCACAAATCGACTCAGCTCCTGAAGAAAAAGCACGTGGTATTACAATTAATACTTCACACGTAGAATACGATTCTCCAATCCGTCACTACGCTCACGTAGACTGCCCGGGCCACGCCGATTATGTTAAAAACATGATTACTGGTGCTGCTCAGATGGACGGCGCGATCCTTGTATGTGCTGCGACTGATGGTCCAATGCCACAAACTCGTGAACACATCCTTCTTTCACGTCAGGTTGGTGTACCTTACATCATCGTATTCTTAAACAAGTGTGACCTTGTTGATGATGAAGAATTACTTGAATTAGTAGAAATGGAAGTTCGTGAACTTCTTTCTACTTATGACTTCCCAGGTGATGACACTCCAGTTATCCGTGGTTCAGCACTTGCTGCACTTAACGGTGACGCTGGTCAATATGGTGAGTCTTCAGTTCTTGCTCTTGTTGAAGCGCTTGACTCTTACATTCCAGAACCAGAACGTGCTATCGACAAAGCATTCTTGATGCCAATCGAAGACGTATTCTCTATCTCAGGCCGTGGTACAGTAGTAACTGGTCGTGTAGAAGCTGGTATCGTAAAAGTTGGTGAAGAAGTTGAAATCGTAGGTATCAAAGATACGGTTAAAACTACAGTAACTGGCGTAGAAATGTTCCGTAAATTGCTTGACGAAGGTCGTGCAGGCGAGAACTGTGGTGTTCTTCTTCGTGGTACTAAGCGTGAAGACGTACAACGTGGTCAAGTACTTGCTAAGCCAGGTACAATCAAGCCGCATACTAAATTCGATGCAGAAGTATACGTACTTTCTAAAGAAGAAGGTGGTCGTCATACTCCATTCCTTAACGGTTACCGTCCACAGTTCTACTTCCGTACAACTGACGTAACTGGCGCGATCAAATTACAAGATGGCGTAGAAATGGTAATGCCTGGTGACAACGTTGAAATGTCAGTAGAATTAATTCACCCGATCGCAATGGACCCAGGTCTACGTTTTGCGATCCGTGAAGGTGGTCGTACTGTAGGTGCTGGTGTTGTTGCTAAAGTAACTGCATAA
- the trpE gene encoding anthranilate synthase component I, with protein sequence MTTLVQFEQLKAAGYNTIPVYRQRLADTETPLSVFARFKQQKQAYLFESVEGGENWARYSMIGLGESTVFSCNAGVLTIQQADGVVKQQDCADPFEYIREFQRQFKVPTQVDLPDLPNFTGGLVGYLGYDAVRYIEPKLKNVPVADPVTLPDLWLMLSQTVIVFDNLKDTLFLIHHADVNQPDAYDKAQQKLDQLEQLLAIPVSLQAKPHTAPHFESITGKAKFLETVEKVKEYIRAGDVMQVVPGQRMVSDFDGEALQVYRALRHLNPSPYLFLVQGQTLTDQKPFHIVGSSPEILSRLENGIATVRPLAGTRPRGKTKEEDLALEQDLLADEKEIAEHLMLIDLGRNDVGRVSKIGKVQVTDRMVIERYSHVMHIVSNVQGEVRDDVDALDVFKATFPAGTLSGAPKIRAMEIIDEVEPVKRGVFGGAVGYLGWHGEMDMSIAIRTCVIRDKKVYVQAGAGLVADSNPESEWNETQIKARAVIKAVELSSNGLIL encoded by the coding sequence ATGACCACGTTAGTACAATTTGAGCAATTAAAAGCAGCAGGCTATAACACGATTCCTGTTTACCGCCAGCGTTTAGCGGACACTGAAACACCACTTTCTGTTTTTGCACGTTTTAAGCAACAAAAACAAGCTTATCTATTTGAGTCTGTTGAAGGTGGGGAAAACTGGGCGCGTTATTCGATGATTGGGTTGGGTGAGTCTACGGTTTTTTCATGTAATGCAGGCGTTTTAACCATCCAGCAGGCGGATGGGGTAGTTAAACAGCAAGATTGTGCGGATCCTTTTGAGTATATTCGTGAGTTTCAGCGCCAGTTTAAAGTTCCAACTCAGGTTGATTTACCTGATTTGCCGAACTTTACAGGTGGTTTGGTTGGTTATTTGGGCTATGACGCTGTGCGTTATATTGAGCCAAAACTGAAAAATGTCCCAGTTGCAGATCCTGTAACGTTACCAGACCTTTGGTTGATGCTCTCTCAAACCGTGATTGTGTTTGATAATTTAAAAGATACCTTATTTCTCATCCATCATGCCGATGTGAATCAGCCTGATGCTTATGATAAAGCCCAGCAAAAGCTGGATCAGCTTGAGCAATTACTCGCAATACCTGTCAGCTTGCAGGCGAAACCACATACTGCACCGCATTTTGAATCGATTACTGGGAAAGCTAAATTTCTGGAAACGGTTGAAAAGGTCAAAGAGTACATTCGTGCGGGCGATGTGATGCAGGTGGTGCCAGGGCAGCGGATGGTCTCGGATTTTGATGGTGAGGCATTGCAGGTTTACCGTGCCTTACGCCATTTAAATCCATCACCGTATTTGTTCTTGGTGCAAGGGCAAACTTTAACGGATCAAAAGCCATTCCATATTGTGGGTTCGTCACCAGAGATTCTTTCACGCTTAGAAAATGGCATTGCAACTGTACGCCCTTTAGCAGGCACACGCCCACGTGGTAAAACCAAAGAAGAGGATCTCGCCTTAGAGCAAGACTTATTGGCGGATGAAAAAGAAATTGCCGAACATCTCATGTTGATTGATCTTGGTCGTAATGATGTCGGGCGTGTATCTAAGATTGGTAAGGTGCAAGTGACTGATCGTATGGTGATCGAACGTTATTCACATGTCATGCATATTGTGTCCAATGTACAAGGTGAAGTGCGTGATGATGTGGATGCTTTAGATGTTTTTAAAGCAACATTCCCCGCTGGAACATTGTCAGGTGCACCAAAAATTCGTGCCATGGAAATTATTGACGAAGTTGAACCTGTGAAACGTGGTGTCTTTGGTGGTGCTGTTGGATATTTAGGCTGGCATGGTGAAATGGACATGTCGATTGCGATTCGTACCTGTGTGATTCGTGATAAAAAGGTCTATGTGCAAGCAGGAGCGGGGTTGGTTGCAGACTCAAATCCTGAATCTGAATGGAATGAAACCCAAATAAAAGCTCGCGCAGTGATCAAAGCGGTTGAATTATCGTCAAACGGATTGATTTTATGA
- a CDS encoding phosphoglycolate phosphatase, whose translation MSVAQLQSRNLVLFDLDGTLVDSAADLYRAMNLSLEKLSMPLVTEAQVRVWVGKGAAKLCEAVLEHLFGQVVAQQQAQLLSTFVEVYARELCVNTQVYEGVLPFLEYCRNHDIAMACVTNKPEHLAKGILDILQLSPYFKMVVGGDSLAERKPHPLPLLHCVQAQNTTTSATLMIGDSSNDVEAARRAGIDCIVVSYGYNHGENIYDCQPQQVVDRLVELV comes from the coding sequence ATGTCTGTTGCTCAGTTACAAAGCCGCAATTTAGTTTTATTTGATTTGGATGGGACGCTGGTAGATTCCGCTGCTGATTTATATCGCGCAATGAATCTCAGTTTGGAAAAGCTCAGTATGCCTTTGGTCACTGAAGCACAAGTCAGGGTCTGGGTTGGAAAGGGGGCAGCAAAACTCTGTGAAGCTGTACTAGAGCATTTGTTTGGACAAGTAGTGGCTCAGCAGCAAGCGCAACTCCTCAGTACATTTGTTGAGGTCTATGCTCGGGAGCTTTGCGTAAACACCCAAGTCTATGAAGGGGTGTTGCCTTTTTTAGAGTATTGTCGAAATCATGATATTGCCATGGCTTGTGTGACCAATAAGCCTGAGCATCTAGCAAAAGGTATACTCGATATTCTGCAATTGAGCCCTTATTTTAAAATGGTTGTTGGTGGTGATAGTTTGGCTGAGCGTAAGCCACACCCATTACCCTTGTTGCATTGCGTACAGGCACAGAATACAACCACGTCAGCAACATTGATGATTGGTGATTCAAGTAATGATGTTGAAGCGGCAAGACGCGCAGGTATTGATTGTATTGTGGTCAGCTATGGCTATAATCATGGAGAGAATATCTATGACTGCCAGCCACAACAAGTGGTAGATCGTTTGGTGGAATTGGTTTAA
- a CDS encoding FHA domain-containing protein: protein MTWKLQAITGEFTGQELNIERDMLVGRHQDADILLQSADISRRHAALLLKDQQLWVQDLNSSNGTFINDARVEQETELHDGDIVQFASFVFSVLAPATAEIELPEIEIEPVTPASHDQGMPSIAERAAETPISRDGMPQQVGIPKPAPISEGVSVQAVPEPQPVAIDEPVSRVAQEKEQQKNASVGLISIIVLIILAVIAWLFFK from the coding sequence ATGACTTGGAAATTACAAGCCATTACAGGTGAATTTACGGGGCAAGAGCTGAATATCGAACGTGACATGTTGGTGGGACGACACCAAGATGCCGATATTTTGTTGCAATCAGCGGATATCTCGCGTCGTCATGCAGCTTTGTTGTTAAAAGATCAGCAACTTTGGGTGCAAGATCTTAATTCGTCAAATGGTACATTTATCAATGATGCGCGTGTTGAGCAGGAAACCGAATTGCATGATGGTGATATCGTGCAATTTGCGAGCTTCGTATTCTCTGTACTTGCACCTGCGACAGCTGAGATTGAATTACCTGAAATCGAAATTGAACCTGTGACTCCTGCATCACATGATCAAGGTATGCCAAGTATTGCTGAGCGTGCGGCAGAAACACCGATCAGTCGTGATGGTATGCCGCAACAGGTTGGTATTCCAAAACCTGCTCCAATTTCGGAGGGTGTAAGTGTTCAGGCAGTTCCTGAGCCACAGCCTGTTGCAATTGATGAGCCTGTTTCACGAGTTGCTCAGGAAAAAGAGCAACAAAAGAATGCTTCGGTTGGGTTAATTTCGATTATTGTACTGATCATTTTAGCAGTGATTGCTTGGCTGTTCTTTAAATAG
- the gspD gene encoding type II secretion system secretin GspD: MAFLNHQRPLWALLAAAPLVATISTNVQAQTWKINLRDADLTAFINEVADITGKNFAVDPRVRGNVTVISNKPLNKDEVYDLFLGVLNVNGVVALPSGNTVKLVPDSNAKNSGIPYDARSRAGGDQIVTRVIWLQNTNPNDLIPALRPLMPQFAHLAAVAGTNALIVSDRATNIYQLESIVRNLDGTGQNDIEAITLQSSQAEEIIGLLETMSATGASKDFIGSRVRIIADNRTNRILIKGDPDSRKRLRQMIEMLDVPSADRLGGLKVFRLKYASAKNLAEILQGLVTGQSVSSSSSNSNNRSNSINNLISNNQNSSSSTGSSVSTPSINLNSNSNNSQNSGITSFNQGGVSIIADPTQNALVVKADPQLMREIDAAIQQLDTRRQQVLIEAAIIEVVGTDADQLGVQWAMGDLNSGVGLINFSNVGSSLSKIAAGYLTGGAAGAGAALGAGAAIGLGKYKEGSNGSRQLYGALIQALKENTQSNLLSTPSIVTMDNEEAYIVVGQNVPFVTGSVATTGNSTVNPYTTVERKDVGVTLKVVPHIGEGGSVRLEVEQEVSNVEGKGQAADLITNKRAIKTSVLADHGQTVVLGGLVVDNSTLGRQGLPILSDIPYVGRLFRADSKSKEKRNLLVFIHPTIVGDSDDVRRLSQQRYNQLYSLQLAMDKNGNFAKLPENVTDIYNSQAIVTNSPYQKVPTATQAKKTVVVTTPVAIEEPQVQKKTVQLPVKETERSKNTVTTTTIRPASSQ; the protein is encoded by the coding sequence ATGGCTTTTTTAAATCATCAACGTCCACTTTGGGCATTACTTGCCGCAGCACCTTTGGTTGCGACAATCAGTACCAATGTGCAAGCACAAACATGGAAGATCAATCTACGTGATGCAGACTTAACCGCATTTATTAATGAAGTTGCAGATATTACGGGGAAGAATTTTGCGGTAGACCCTCGTGTGCGTGGTAATGTGACGGTTATTTCCAATAAACCCCTAAATAAAGATGAAGTGTATGACCTGTTTCTAGGTGTACTCAACGTTAATGGTGTGGTGGCACTACCATCTGGAAATACGGTTAAACTTGTACCAGACAGCAATGCGAAGAACTCTGGAATTCCCTACGATGCACGTAGTCGTGCAGGTGGTGATCAGATTGTGACGCGTGTAATCTGGCTGCAAAATACCAATCCGAATGATTTGATTCCTGCATTACGTCCGTTAATGCCACAATTTGCACATTTGGCGGCAGTTGCTGGTACTAATGCTTTAATCGTTTCTGACCGTGCGACCAATATTTATCAGCTTGAAAGTATTGTTCGTAATTTGGATGGTACTGGGCAAAATGATATTGAAGCAATTACCCTACAATCGAGCCAAGCTGAAGAAATTATTGGCTTGTTAGAGACAATGAGTGCGACAGGCGCATCGAAGGATTTTATTGGTTCGCGGGTACGCATTATTGCAGATAATCGCACCAATCGGATTTTGATTAAGGGTGATCCAGACTCACGTAAACGTTTACGTCAGATGATTGAAATGCTGGATGTGCCATCGGCAGATCGTTTAGGTGGGCTCAAGGTCTTCCGCTTAAAATATGCCAGTGCCAAAAACTTAGCTGAAATTTTACAAGGTTTGGTGACAGGGCAGTCTGTTTCATCTTCATCTTCGAATAGTAATAATCGATCAAACTCGATTAATAACTTAATTTCGAACAATCAGAATTCAAGCTCTTCAACTGGTTCTTCTGTCTCGACACCTTCAATTAATTTAAATAGTAATTCGAATAATAGTCAGAACTCAGGTATTACCAGTTTTAATCAGGGTGGTGTCAGTATTATTGCTGATCCAACACAAAACGCTCTGGTGGTAAAAGCTGATCCTCAGTTAATGCGTGAAATTGATGCTGCGATTCAACAGCTGGATACACGTCGTCAACAAGTGTTAATTGAGGCTGCGATTATTGAGGTGGTTGGAACTGATGCAGACCAATTGGGTGTGCAATGGGCAATGGGTGATCTAAATAGCGGTGTCGGGCTAATCAACTTTTCAAATGTTGGATCAAGCCTGTCTAAAATTGCTGCAGGTTATTTAACGGGTGGTGCAGCAGGTGCTGGTGCTGCTCTGGGTGCTGGTGCGGCTATTGGTTTAGGTAAGTATAAAGAGGGAAGTAATGGCTCTCGTCAACTATATGGTGCACTGATTCAAGCATTAAAAGAAAATACCCAATCGAATCTTCTTTCTACACCATCCATTGTAACTATGGATAACGAAGAAGCTTATATTGTGGTGGGGCAAAACGTTCCTTTTGTCACGGGCTCTGTGGCAACGACTGGTAATAGTACGGTGAACCCATATACAACGGTTGAGCGTAAGGATGTCGGGGTAACCCTGAAAGTTGTTCCACATATTGGCGAAGGGGGATCTGTTCGCTTAGAGGTTGAACAAGAAGTTTCTAATGTGGAAGGGAAAGGTCAGGCGGCAGATTTAATTACCAATAAGCGAGCAATTAAAACCTCGGTATTGGCTGATCATGGGCAAACCGTGGTGTTGGGTGGCTTGGTGGTTGATAATTCTACCCTTGGGCGCCAAGGCTTGCCTATACTCAGTGATATTCCTTATGTGGGCCGTTTATTTCGCGCAGATTCAAAGAGTAAAGAAAAACGCAACTTACTTGTCTTTATTCATCCAACTATTGTTGGGGATTCGGATGATGTACGACGCTTATCCCAACAGCGCTATAACCAATTATATAGTTTGCAATTAGCGATGGATAAGAATGGTAATTTCGCCAAATTGCCAGAAAATGTTACGGATATTTATAACTCGCAAGCGATTGTCACAAATTCTCCGTATCAAAAAGTTCCAACAGCGACTCAGGCGAAAAAAACGGTAGTAGTGACGACGCCAGTTGCGATTGAGGAACCTCAGGTACAGAAGAAGACAGTACAGCTACCTGTGAAAGAAACGGAACGTAGTAAGAACACAGTAACTACTACGACAATCCGTCCAGCGTCTTCACAGTAG
- a CDS encoding type II secretion system protein N translates to MKAITQKMQQLRWQKLDKLSGLVLALLILWLCWKLASLFWWVVAPPQPMQFDRVDLGSQQAQVPNISSFALFNEPAAVSADDNVNLELQGVLLGQPNYLSSAVIKLNDTAERYRVGETVGSTSYQLAEVYWDHVILRQGNGATREVKFKGLDNGLYQPIAPVLNSANNVPPSAATPTQNSPQSALGQAIQQMQDNRDQYLKNMGVSGGGDGYEISDKTPSNLKNTLGLRSGDRILSINGQSVGQGLNEVQLLEQVRREGHAKIEIKRGDQVMTIQQSF, encoded by the coding sequence ATGAAAGCAATCACTCAAAAAATGCAACAACTACGTTGGCAAAAGCTAGATAAGCTCAGTGGTCTGGTTTTAGCACTACTCATCTTATGGTTATGTTGGAAACTGGCTTCTTTATTTTGGTGGGTGGTTGCACCGCCACAACCTATGCAGTTTGATCGAGTTGATCTAGGCTCGCAACAAGCCCAAGTACCCAATATTAGCTCCTTTGCTCTATTTAATGAGCCAGCAGCTGTCTCGGCAGATGATAATGTTAATTTGGAATTGCAAGGTGTATTGTTAGGTCAGCCAAATTACTTGTCTTCCGCTGTGATTAAGTTGAATGATACCGCTGAACGTTATCGTGTTGGTGAGACAGTTGGTTCAACCTCTTACCAATTGGCAGAAGTGTATTGGGATCATGTGATCTTGAGGCAAGGTAATGGTGCGACCCGAGAAGTGAAATTCAAGGGATTAGACAACGGTTTGTATCAACCGATTGCACCTGTACTTAATAGTGCGAATAATGTACCACCTTCAGCTGCCACCCCGACTCAGAACTCACCACAATCTGCTTTAGGTCAAGCAATTCAACAAATGCAGGATAATCGCGATCAATACCTGAAAAATATGGGTGTGAGTGGTGGCGGTGATGGTTATGAAATATCGGATAAGACGCCATCGAATTTAAAAAATACCTTGGGTTTACGTTCTGGTGATCGTATTCTATCGATCAATGGTCAAAGCGTCGGGCAAGGGCTTAACGAAGTACAATTATTAGAGCAAGTACGTCGTGAAGGACACGCCAAAATAGAAATAAAACGTGGTGATCAAGTGATGACCATACAACAAAGTTTTTAG